Proteins encoded in a region of the Babesia bovis T2Bo chromosome 4 map unlocalized Chr4_2, whole genome shotgun sequence genome:
- a CDS encoding CAAX metallo endopeptidase family protein produces the protein MGINTPFRSPFHFEFYLGTLVLNELFEHYLNFRQLRVVNRELRLAKENNRKQAASKNEDAVSKRAQEHVDVYLLSDDYHKTVEYARDKLIFQIVTSIFQTILAMVLLFYYFGPRLWKYAGSLLKHPSETYQSLIFCGIKAVIDTIIEIPFSLYSDFVLEEKHGFNKKTIRLFFKDLLISFGLQIVIGAPVLSIVIFLVNWGGEYFYLYVGVFVAVFYLFMMVIYPDFIAPLFNKFEPLNDNELKKDIEDLAQKLKFPLREIKLMDGSKRSNHSNMYFYGFWWFKKIVMYDTLLKQPKQQIIAITAHEMGHWKCNHTLKLLLFSYTQLFAMFYLFGLFKNDAGMFESFGYGNERAFIIGMTLFGYLYTPLGVLLHIASTTITRYGEYEADNFAVKMGHGEELAKALVEIHHNNKSMIHHDSLYSWYHFTHPVLFERVYAIYKAIADKKI, from the exons ATGGGTATAAACACACCTTTTCGTTCACCATTTCATTTTGAGTTTTATCTCGGAACGCTCGTTTTGAATGAGCTTTTCGAGCATTACCTTAACTTCAGACAACTTCGTGTTGTGAACCGGGAGTTGAGATTGGCCAAGGAAAACAATCGTAAACAAGCAGCTTCAAAAAATGAGGATGCCGTTTCCAAAAGGGCGCAAGAGCACGTCGATGTGTATCTTCTATCTGATGATTACCACAAGACTGTGGAATATGCACGTGATAAACTGATTTTCCAGATAGTTACTTCTATCTTTCAAACCATACTTGCTATGGTACTACTATTTTACTATTTCGGACCTAGACTGTGGAAGTATGCTGGAAGTTTGTTGAAGCATCCATCGGAGACATATCAG TCACTCATTTTCTGCGGCATTAAAGCTGTAATAGACACTATAATAGAAATTCCGTTTAGTCTCTATTCTGACTTTGTATTGGAGGAGAAACATGGTTTCAACAAGAAGACCATTCGTCTATTTTTTAAGGATCTGTTGATATCATTTGGCCTACAGATTGTCATTGGTGCACCTGTTCTTTCTATCGTTATTTTCCTAGTAAATTGGGGTGGAGAATATTTCTATCTATAC GTTGGCGTTTTCGTTGCTGTATTTTATCTTTTCATGATGGTTATTTACCCCGATTTTATCGCACCGTTGTTCAACAAATTTGAGCCTTTGAACGATAACGAATTGAAGAAGGATATTGAGGACCTCGCCCAAAAACTCAAGTTTCCCTTGCGTGAAATCAAGTTAATGGACGGTTCTAAGCGCTCCAACCACTCCAACATGTATTTCTATGGGTTCTGGTGGTTCAAGAAAATTGTGATGTACGACACCCTTCTGAAACAACCAAAACAGCAGATCATAGCTATCACAGCTCATGAAATGGGACATTGGAAGTGCAACCACACGTTGAAGCTGTTGTTATTCAGCTATACTCAATTATTCGCTATGTTCTACCTCTTCGGGTTATTCAAGAATGATGCCGGCATGTTTGAGAGCTTTGGTTATGGAAACGAACGCGCATTTATAATCGGAATGACTTTATTCGGATACCTTTATACACCTCTTGGCGTGCTTTTACACATCGCTAGCACCACCATTACACGTTACGGAGAGTACGAGGCTGACAACTTCGCTGTTAAGATGGGCCACGGTGAAGAATTAGCAAAGGCGCTAGTAGAGATTCATCACAACAACAAGTCTATGATACATCATGATTCTCTCTACTCTTGGTATCACTTTACCCACCCCGTCTTATTCGAGCGTGTGTATGCCATATACAAGGCCATAGCAGATAAAAAGATCTAA
- a CDS encoding putative Proteasome subunit alpha type-1, which produces MYRNQYDTDCITWSPQGRLFQVEYAMEAVKQGTCCVGIKSQTHIVLCAVRRKSSKLAEYQDKIFCIGEHIAVVMSGITSDAKMIVNYMRNECLNNKFLYGCDITATKLVSLIAQKSQANTQTSSKRPFGVGLLVAGYDDRTGLHLYETCPSGNVVEYNATAFGARCQSAKTYLERKIANFEECNIDSLIYHAVKAVKMTIPSDGEFDVDMVTVCILGKDMPFKLLTTAETQPYVDKVIAEDSQEETI; this is translated from the exons ATGTACCGCAATCAGTATGATACGGACTGCATTACCTGGTCGCCTCAAGGGCGTCTGTTTCAGGTAGAATATGCCATGGAAGCTGTTAAACAAGGTACATGTTGTGTAGGAATTAAATCGCAGACTCACATT GTCTTATGCGCCGTTCGTCGTAAGTCGTCCAAATTGGCGGAATATCAGGACAAAATATTTTGCATCGGCGAACATATTGCTGTTGTTATGTCTGGTATTACATCTGATGCGAAGATGATTGTAAACTATATGCGCAATGAGTGCCTCAATAACAAGTTTTTGTACGGCTGCGACATTACCGCAACAAAGCTAGTATCACTTATTGCTCAAA AATCTCAAGCCAACACGCAAACATCATCCAAGAGGCCTTTTGGTGTCGGTCTTCTCGTTGCTGGGTACGATGACAGGACTGGTTTACACTTATATGAGACATGTCCCAGCGGTAACGTTGTGGAATACAAT GCTACTGCCTTTGGCGCTCGTTGCCAAAGTGCCAAAACATACCTCGAACGTAAAATTGCCAACTTCGAGGAGTGCAATATAGATTCCCTTATATACCATGCAGTCAAGGCAGTAAAAATGACAATTCCTAGTGATGGAGA GTTTGATGTTGACATGGTGACGGTGTGCATCTTAGGCAAGGATATGCCATTCAAATTGTTGACAACCGCTGAAACCCAGCCTTACGTTGATAAG GTAATTGCCGAAGATTCTCAGGAGGAAACAATCTAG
- a CDS encoding variant erythrocyte surface antigen-1 beta subunit encodes MIILECRPGRVFNEHLRWCIYVILSTTHTTYDNTEVIKALIDQLAQGLQKWVGWQEGDKCCLKGETGIGGKCTCAGGAACCGTDGGGQSEGEYYWPTISGDSTMVHLLARIFLGSVCLIWSGLSQLGFLTGSKFSTGKGGSRWMQHALNN; translated from the coding sequence ATGATAATATTAGAATGTAGACCGGGTAGGGTATTTAATGAACACTTAAGGTGGTGTATTTATGTAATATTGAGTACAACCCACACCACCTATGACAataccgaggtcataaaggcactgatagaccagttggcacagggactacagaagtgggttgggtggcaggaagGTGATAAGTGCTGTCTTAAGGGGGAAACTGGGATAGGAGGGAAATGTACATGTGCTGGTGGTGCCGCTTGTTGTGGTACCGATGGTGGCGGCCAATCTGAAGGAGAATACTACTGGCCCACCATATCAGGTGACTCCACTAtggtccacctcctggcccggattttcctagggtcagtatgtctcatctggagtggactcagtcagttggggttcctaacggGTAGCAAGTTCTCGACTGGCAAAGGAGGTTCTAGGTGGATGCAGCATGCATTGAACAACTAA
- a CDS encoding putative integral membrane protein, producing MDCTDGCSSSGIPGATSCSAIPPANVSTATIIFIITAIFELGSCFSAFINVLIEGFQTIGNQQGVEDKNDSIAPLSFLILIFYVLLHISGYNANYINSPVSKCQLTFTVCGFLVVLSSAVIAMAVHQKGSEKQRGYTAIACTVLQCIAMVIFIICAVKQQCFGTCRKSTRIGFYVVGAIYLIWTVGYLFTLKEFYTAVMSEPKLQSVSWEKFRCIAPINYLIQIALTVSIYQINMCCLPFTYGDMVFVVVSGALAGTFVSLLTVILGLTTFEKISKYPRTAILYVLTISLLIYIHWGHPFSAQLKEEAVGVAVLGSLLLVVFVVPPTMLGYQMYKQDKSKDGKNQQNVSKWDDVDVMIPLGIYVFLVTIGFVWYLHQCGITEVVVFKLRGPNSVGGVYK from the coding sequence ATGGATTGCACCGATGGATGTAGTTCATCCGGAATTCCCGGCGCTACATCTTGCAGTGCTATTCCTCCTGCTAATGTTTCTACTGCAACCATAATATTCATCATTACCGCAATTTTCGAACTTGGCTCGTGCTTCTCTGCTTTTATTAATGTGCTTATCGAAGGGTTCCAAACTATTGGAAATCAGCAAGGTGTGGAAGATAAAAACGATTCAATAGCTCCACTGTCGTTCCTCATCCTAATATTCTACGTATTGCTCCACATTAGCGGTTACAACGCAAATTATATCAATAGTCCAGTCAGCAAATGCCAACTGACGTTTACCGTATGCGGTTTTCTTGTGGTACTCAGTTCAGCAGTGATTGCTATGGCTGTTCATCAAAAAGGCTCAGAAAAGCAAAGGGGCTACACTGCAATAGCATGTACCGTACTACAATGTATCGCAATGGTTATCTTCATCATATGTGCTGTAAAACAGCAATGTTTTGGCACGTGCCGCAAAAGCACTCGAATAGGCTTCTACGTTGTGGGtgcgatatatttaatCTGGACTGTAGGGTATCTCTTTACTTTGAAAGAATTCTACACAGCTGTAATGAGCGAGCCGAAACTACAATCTGTTTCATGGGAAAAGTTCCGTTGTATTGCCCCAATTAACTACCTTATACAAATCGCACTTACAGTTAGCATTTACCAGATCAATATGTGCTGTTTACCTTTTACATACGGAGATATGGTCTTTGTAGTTGTGTCGGGTGCGCTGGCTGGTACTTTCGTCAGTTTGCTTACAGTCATCCTTGGACTTACCACGTTTGAGAAGATTAGCAAGTATCCTAGGACAGCAATACTTTACGTTTTGACCATATCATTGTTAATCTATATCCATTGGGGTCATCCATTCTCTGCCCAGCTCAAAGAGGAAGCGGTAGGGGTGGCTGTCTTAGGTTCGCTATTACTGGTAGTCTTTGTGGTCCCTCCAACAATGTTGGGCTATCAAATGTATAAGCAAGATAAATCCAAGGATGGTAAAAACCAGCAAAATGTATCCAAGTGGGATGACGTTGACGTAATGATACCACTAGGTATATATGTGTTTCTAGTTACCATAGGATTCGTCTGGTACCTTCATCAATGCGGCATAACAGAAGTCGTAGTATTTAAGTTGAGGGGGCCTAACTCGGTGGGAGGCGTTTACAAGTAG
- a CDS encoding 50S ribosome-binding GTPase family protein → MHRLLSELSATICSLQRNRQLYKQVGVATCLRPKKHIYTHVRTKASLTDFGLEDSSDTLVPGITEDPFFKELNIPKKCIGCGALFQSTDSTKPGYIDSEVLSGIGARGSAKVPKIGGVEVDHVPDGIQVDKCDDGRLQRLKRKAVCRRCYKLQFYKRLEPIMEPNDTESDHNPRESTSRIIHETMKHTGTMKMPEEIERERTATSARKAAAPEVISNLMTRIKSDGLVFFVVDITNVEATALPELYIALRNKSIEVIWVINKVDVLPYRTDLPEIKRWLRSIVRHIGNAKNSDVFMVSSTKGIGFDSLEKRLKESIKIGQARDTYVVGAVNTGKSTFVNRLLHYIHYSDAGTLNIKRGVGGVTRSATPGSTLGFVDFGLFGGFNLVDTPGIPVASTVTQLLTTPADMFSIAMNKRIDPTVIRMEPGQSLLLGALIRIDFVEGHVAIVHCYISSGVTMETCRTVAASDIMKYKAGVKIYPPHSKQNYEKLLPWSTYRVELNCNAAFPLDDIVLPGLGWLSITGTGPKIIEISAPKGLDILRRPAMIRRPIKQIQSTHVLKNRFKKLMKMRNELDNRNTLLNNQPA, encoded by the exons ATGCACAGGCTTCTTTCAGAGCTGTCAGCTACAATATGTAGCCTTCAGCGAAATCGACAACTCTATAAA CAAGTTGGAGTAGCGACTTGTTTGAGGCCGAAgaagcatatatacacccaTGTGCGAACAAAAGCATCATTAACAGACTTTGGATTAGAAGACAGCAGCGACACATTGGTACCGGGAATAACGGAAGATCCTTTTTTC AAAGAACTCAATATTCCAAAAAAGTGTATAGGATGTGGAGCTTTATTCCAATCAACAGACTCAACTAAACCCGGGTACATAGATTCTGAAGTGTTGTCTGGCATCGGAG CTCGGGGCTCTGCAAAGGTACCCAAAATAGGAGGGGTGGAAGTAGACCATGTTCCAGACGGTATTCAAGTTGACAAG TGTGATGATGGGCGTTTGCAAAGGCTTAAACGCAAAGCTGTCTGTAGACGCTGTTACAAATTACAG TTCTATAAAAGGCTAGAACCGATAATGGAACCTAATGATACTGAGAGCGATCATAATCCAAGAGAGTCCACCTCCAGGATTATACATGAGACAATGAAACACACGGGTACAATGAAAATGCCAGAAGAAATAGAACGAGAGCGTACAGCCACATCTGCACGCAAAGCTGCGGCGCCCGAGGTTATCAGTAACCTGATGACACGAATAAAAAGCGATGGTTTAGTGTTTTTTGTCGTAGATATAACTAATGTGGAAGCAACAGCATTGCCAGAACTCTATATCGCATTGAGAAACAAGTCGATAGAG GTAATATGGGTTATAAACAAGGTTGATGTTCTACCTTACAGAACTGATCTTCCAGA AATAAAGCGTTGGTTGCGCTCTATTGTACGCCATATCGGAAATGCAAAGAATTCGGACGTATTTATGGTATCGAGCACTAAAG GGATCGGATTTGATTCATTAGAGAAACGATTGAAAGAGTCTATTAAAATTGGACAAGCTAGGGATACGTATGTAGTAGGTGCTGTTAATACTGGGAAGTCTACTTTTGTCAACCGTctactacattatatccaTTATAG TGATGCTGGGACGCTGAATATAAAACGTGGCGTTGGAGGAGTAACAAGGTCTGCAACACCTGGAAGCACATTGGGATTCGTAGACTTTGGCCTTTTTGGAGGCTTTAACCTTGTTGATACCCCCGGTATTCCAGTAGCGTCAACAGTCACACAGCTCCTCACAACCCCTGCTGATATGTTTTCCATTGCAATGAATAAAAGGATTGACCCTACGGTGATTCGCATGGAACCTGGCCAATCGTTGTTACTTGGTGCCCTGATACGCATAGATTTCGTTGAGGGCCATGTAGCCATAGttcattgttatatcaGTTCAGGAGTAACAATGGAAACGTGTAG GACTGTAGCTGCTTCTGATATCATGAAGTACAAGGCAGGAGTCAAAATATACCCTCCTCATTCGAAGCAGAATTACGAAAAACTATTGCCATGGTCAACATATAG AGTTGAACTGAATTGTAATGCGGCATTCCCACTGGATGATATCGTTCTGCCTGGTCTAGGATGGCTCTCTATCACCGGTACAGGTCCTAAGATCATTGAGATAAGTGCTCCAAAAGGCCTGGATATATTGAG AAGGCCCGCGATGATTAGGCGGCCCATCAAACAAATACAGAGCACACATGTGCTAAAGAATAG GTTTAAAAAACTGATGAAAATGCGAAATGAGTTGGACAATAGAAACACACTATTAAACAATCAACCAGCATAA
- a CDS encoding DEAD/DEAH box helicase family protein — MDDEKIFENFLKSEENAALRQLLNPGGNINLNNVGNTNINGSQQPIAGDVASGLPRDVNLVKHQQLDEIVDEILVDGEPAPENNLQWNQLMLSPELLQGIHHMGFVKPSRIQSVALPFILGHGNNIIAQAKNGSGKTATFSLALLSKVEPMMPEIQGICLCPTRELSVQNVHVLSQLGKFTKIKIFLGVPMCVRYQAQDGYQLYVGTPGKTLEFMRKRVINFGNTKLIVMDEADELINRETNLGTQVLTIHQMLSRSVQVLLFSATFSDDILRFAERVAVHPKKIQVRREKLTLDCIEQRYMICVDDEDKFKKLAELYASMIIGQSVIFVNAKENAFQLSQRMRDHGHAVSLLCGTMNPRATTNAMTPEVRDRIMREFKDGETKVLICTDVLARGIDVPQVTLVINYELPFKFAGTTRMASSKQICMETYLHRIGRTGRFGAKGIAINMITPAELELIESIKQFYHCNIELIECDPESMEVMVRNLRV, encoded by the exons ATGGACGACGAAAAAATATTTGAAAACTTTTTGAAAAGTGAGGAGAACGCAGCCTTGCGACAATTACTGAATCCCGGAGGGAACATCAACCTGAACAATGTAGGAAACACCAATATAAATGGTTCACAGCAACCAATCGCAGGG GATGTAGCGTCAG GATTGCCAAGAGATGTGAACCTCGTGAAACACCAACAGTTGGATGAAATTGT AGATGAAATTCTAGTCGATGGAGAACCTGCGCCAGAAAACAATCTACAATGGAACCAGCTAATGTTGTCACCTGAGTTACTCCAAGGAATACACCATATGGGCTTTGTTAAACCCTCCCGAATCCAATCGGTTGCGTTACCCTTTATATTAGGTCATGG AAACAATATCATTGCACAAGCCAAAAATGGTTCTGGTAAAACGGCCACATTCTCTTTGGCCTTATTGTCAAAAGTGGAACCCATGATGCCAGAAATACAG GGAATATGTTTATGTCCCACTAGGGAACTGTCAGTACAAAATGTCCATGTCTTATCACAATTGGGGAAATTCACTAAAATTAAGATATTTCTCGGTGTACCCATGTGCGTGAGATATCAAGCACAAGATGGCTATCAACTTTACGTTGGAACTCCCGGCAAAACTTTGGAGTTCATGCGCAAACGTGTCATCAATTTTGGGAATACCAAGTTAATCGTTATGGATGAAGCTGATGAACTCATAAACAGAGAAACGAACCTCGGAACGCAGGTGTTGACAATCCATCAAATGTTATCCAGGAGTGTACAAGTTCTTCTTTTCTCAGCCACATTCTCAGATGACATACTTCGCTTCGCGGAAAGGGTAGCAGTCCACCCTAAAAAGATTCAG GTCAGGAGAGAAAAGCTTACTTTGGACTGTATAGAACAGCGATATATGATATGTGTGGATGACGAAGACAAATTCAAGAAGCTGGCCGAACTATACGCCAGCATGATCATAGGGCAATCGGTCATATTTGTTAATGCAAAGGAAAATGCATTCCAACTGTCTCAAAGAATGCGCGATCACGG ACACGCAGTATCATTGCTATGTGGAACTATGAATCCACGCGCTACCACCAACGCAATGACACCTGAAGTAAGGGATCGTATTATGCGAGAATTCAAAGATGGAGAGACTAAGGTGTTGATATGCACTGATGTACTGGCACGTGGTATCGACGTTCCGCAAGTTACTTTGGTCATCAACTATGAATTACCGTTCAAGTTTGCTGGAACTACGAGAATGGCTAGTAGCAAACAGATTTGTATG GAAACTTATTTACATCGCATTGGAAGGACAGGGAGATTCGGTGCAAAGGGTATAGCCATCAATATGATAACACCAGCAGAACTGGAGCTTATAGAATCTATTAAACAGTTCTATCACTGCAACATCGAATTGATTGAGTGCGATCCGGAATCCATGGAAGTCATGGTTCGCAACTTGCGCGTTTGA